GCTGCTGGCCTACAACTGCTCCCCCTCCTTCAACTGGAGACACCACCTGAGTGACCGCCAGATCGCGACGTTCCAGGATCGGATCGCTGCGCTGGGCTACAAGTTCCAGTTCATCACCCTGGCGGGATGGCATCTGCTCAACTTCCACACATTCGACCTGGCCAGGTCGTACGACCGCTCGGGTATGGCGGCCTACAGCCGGCTGCAGCAGACCGAGATCGCCTCGGAGCCGTTCGGGTACACCGCGACCAAACATCAGGCGGAGGTGGGCGCCGGTTACTTCGACGAGGTGATGCAGGTCACGACCGGAGGCCGAGCCTCCACCCTGGCGATGGTCGGGTCCACCGAATCGAAGCAGTTCGACTGAACCCATCGGTGTGCTGTGCGGTCAGGCGCTCCCGGCGGCCCGATACGAACCCCGCGACCGCGGAACGCGAAAATCGCGACGAGGGGCTGCGCCGCCGGGCCCTCCCCCGCCACCACCTTTCCTGGTTCGGAGCGTGGTCGGCCATGCCCGGCCGGCTGCCGGGTAGGCGGTCGCTCCATGAAGCCTCGGTATGTTCCCTCCGGGCCGGCCGAACCGATCGGCAGGACGCCATCGGCCGGTGTAGGTGCTTGGCAATAGGCAACATATAGCGGCAGTGTGACACGTTCTACCCCTTCCTGCCCATAGCGGTGAAGCTCCGGTCTTCCTACTCCGCCGGTCAGGAACGGGCCTGTGGCTCTGGTGGACATCCTTAGGACCCTCCGATCACTGACCCCAGAGAGGTGTCGCCGGGTCCTCCCGGGACGATCGGCGGCTCAGCGAGTCTCCCGTGCGTAGGGAACGGACAGGGCCGAGGGGGCGCTGAACTATCGCGCGGTGGCGGGATCCTCTTCCACCGCCCGCAGAGCCAGGCCCGCCGGGTGCGGAACAGCCAGAAGGCTGCCACCGCCACCAGCACCCACGACATGTACACCACCCAGTCGTGGCCCAAGACCAGGGGGCCCACCAGCGGCAGGTCGCGCAACGCCTCCCCGAAGACCGGCTCGAACTTGGAGACGGGACGGGCGTAGATCAGGGCCGAGTCGTTGAGGCTCCCGACGAAGCTGGCGAACCCGGTGCCGGTCACCACCAGCACCAGGCCGGACACGATCTTGTTCACCCGCAGGGTCACCGCCAGGTGGGCGTGGATCAAGGCGAACAGCTCGCCCACCCCCGCCATGCGGGTGCTCCACTTCGAGTCGCCGGCGTGGAGGACGCCCTGTCCGGCATGGGCGTGGCCGAAATCAACCGCACCCCGATCACCGCGCCCTACGTGCTGGGCCTCATCCCGGCCTCTTAATACCCATCAGGCTACGCTCCGGCCATGGCAGAACTCAGCGCACAGGACGAACGACTGCTCCGGCGGGCC
The window above is part of the bacterium genome. Proteins encoded here:
- a CDS encoding isocitrate lyase (catalyzes the reversible formation of glyoxylate and succinate from isocitrate; glyoxylate bypass pathway); the protein is LLAYNCSPSFNWRHHLSDRQIATFQDRIAALGYKFQFITLAGWHLLNFHTFDLARSYDRSGMAAYSRLQQTEIASEPFGYTATKHQAEVGAGYFDEVMQVTTGGRASTLAMVGSTESKQFD